The following proteins are co-located in the Alcaligenes faecalis genome:
- a CDS encoding FAD-dependent oxidoreductase: MVYDYLIVGAGMAGVSLAYRLPESAHVLVLERESHAAYHSTGRSAAMFVETYGTATIRALTVASNEFFSHPPEGFTDQPILLPRGVLYIGTGEQRDLLDSQYQDWHEQGLDVSRLNAEQALEMVPSLAPEQLAGALYDGQGQDMDVHALHQGFLKGAQAKGVKLRLDTEVLSAQWDGECWDVQLSSEPGTVRTRVLVNAAGAWADTLAKRCGLNALGIQPKRRSAFLFSPPEGVDHRDWPAVIDIGEEFYFKPDAGMLLGSPANADDVDAHDVVAEELDVATGIYRIEERTQLRIRRPSHTWAGLRSFAPDGELVIGHDAQCPGFFWLAGQGGYGIQTAAGASLLAASLLQQQDLPEPLKALGINPAVVSPARFRT; encoded by the coding sequence ATGGTGTATGACTACCTCATTGTGGGTGCCGGGATGGCCGGCGTGTCCTTGGCCTACCGTTTACCGGAAAGCGCCCATGTGCTGGTGCTGGAAAGAGAGTCCCATGCTGCCTATCACTCCACGGGGCGTTCGGCCGCCATGTTTGTGGAAACCTATGGGACGGCGACGATTCGCGCGCTGACCGTAGCCAGTAATGAGTTTTTCAGCCACCCGCCAGAAGGGTTCACCGATCAGCCCATTTTGCTGCCTCGCGGCGTGCTGTATATCGGCACTGGCGAGCAACGGGATTTGCTGGACAGCCAGTATCAGGATTGGCACGAGCAGGGTCTGGATGTCAGCCGTCTGAATGCAGAGCAGGCATTGGAAATGGTGCCAAGCTTAGCGCCAGAACAACTGGCCGGTGCCTTGTATGACGGCCAGGGGCAGGACATGGATGTCCATGCCTTGCATCAGGGGTTCTTGAAAGGGGCGCAAGCAAAAGGCGTGAAGCTGCGTCTGGATACAGAGGTCCTGTCGGCGCAATGGGATGGCGAGTGCTGGGACGTTCAGCTCAGCTCTGAGCCCGGTACTGTGCGCACGCGTGTTCTGGTCAATGCCGCTGGCGCCTGGGCCGATACCTTGGCCAAGCGTTGTGGCCTTAACGCGTTGGGGATTCAACCCAAGCGCCGTTCAGCGTTTCTGTTCTCGCCACCCGAAGGGGTGGATCACCGTGATTGGCCGGCTGTGATCGATATTGGCGAAGAGTTTTACTTCAAGCCCGATGCAGGCATGTTGCTGGGTTCACCGGCCAATGCTGACGATGTGGATGCGCATGATGTCGTTGCCGAGGAGCTGGATGTGGCAACGGGTATTTACCGCATTGAAGAGCGCACTCAGCTTCGTATCCGTCGCCCTAGCCACACGTGGGCGGGGTTGCGCAGCTTTGCCCCGGATGGGGAGTTGGTCATTGGTCATGATGCACAATGCCCCGGCTTTTTCTGGCTGGCTGGTCAAGGCGGTTATGGGATTCAAACTGCGGCCGGTGCTTCCTTGCTGGCGGCCAGTTTGTTGCAACAGCAGGACTTGCCCGAGCCCTTGAAGGCTTTGGGGATTAATCCGGCGGTGGTGTCACCGGCTCGTTTTAGAACATAA
- a CDS encoding XRE family transcriptional regulator, whose protein sequence is MRRNELLSKEQVGVRLRQARHNQKQTLKQVSEKTGLALSTISKAELGQVTLSYEKFVVLARALNIEVGSLFAVPDAQTTQSLPTRKVGISSHKSTAVPGYATRNYEYGLLFGELSGKHMTPILAVIDSRDASEFDDYIRHAGQEFVIVLSGAVAIQFETGETLFLDTHESAYFDSGIGHIYVSTSEDDAKVVAVCTSDLPPGLV, encoded by the coding sequence ATGCGACGTAATGAATTGCTCAGCAAGGAACAGGTGGGAGTTCGCCTGCGCCAAGCCCGACATAATCAAAAACAGACACTCAAGCAGGTGTCTGAAAAAACCGGCTTGGCGCTTTCTACCATTTCCAAAGCGGAACTGGGGCAGGTCACCTTAAGCTATGAGAAATTCGTTGTCTTGGCCCGCGCCCTGAATATCGAGGTGGGCTCCTTGTTCGCCGTACCGGATGCGCAAACTACGCAGTCCTTGCCCACGAGGAAAGTGGGCATTTCCAGCCACAAGTCCACTGCCGTCCCTGGCTATGCCACCCGTAATTACGAATATGGCTTGTTGTTTGGCGAACTGAGCGGCAAGCACATGACCCCCATTCTGGCCGTCATTGACTCACGGGATGCCAGTGAGTTTGACGACTATATCCGTCATGCTGGGCAAGAGTTTGTGATTGTGCTGTCTGGCGCTGTTGCCATTCAATTTGAAACTGGCGAAACCTTGTTTCTGGACACGCATGAGTCGGCGTATTTTGATAGCGGCATTGGACATATTTACGTGTCGACCAGCGAGGACGATGCCAAGGTTGTTGCCGTCTGTACCAGCGATTTGCCCCCGGGCCTGGTTTAG
- a CDS encoding SUMF1/EgtB/PvdO family nonheme iron enzyme → MRHTPVRISVTLIIASILLLLVLKSLPTRPEPGPELIQVEGGSFMAGNFQVSMRAPDGEQSVQWVAQADQGALDPYPVEVSAFSIMKTEATNTLYDRFLKQTQRPARWQAVKGDGDQAANMPYDEAEAFCTWLGKNSGLDMRLPTEAEWEYAARGRGQAIPWATDNGQWQAGRNLPEPDSGANKHKTGAFPPNPLGIQDMANGLHEWVISDPNRDPVHVRIFKGGSNEGTHSRNTIPTRGIVFPLSETAIQAKPELARLKGRPVGTVYFQNATARCVAPLKTNGTPPVSAKPDNVAPSVFNDVSVSPPA, encoded by the coding sequence TTGCGTCATACCCCCGTCCGGATCAGCGTCACTCTCATCATTGCCAGCATTTTGCTGTTACTGGTACTAAAGTCCTTGCCTACGCGCCCTGAACCCGGCCCTGAATTGATCCAGGTAGAAGGCGGCTCATTTATGGCCGGCAATTTCCAGGTGTCCATGCGTGCTCCCGACGGCGAGCAGTCCGTGCAATGGGTCGCACAAGCCGATCAGGGTGCTCTGGACCCGTACCCGGTAGAGGTCAGCGCGTTTTCCATCATGAAAACAGAAGCTACAAACACCTTATATGACCGCTTCCTGAAACAAACCCAGCGCCCTGCCCGTTGGCAAGCCGTAAAAGGCGATGGTGACCAGGCCGCCAATATGCCTTACGACGAAGCCGAGGCCTTTTGCACCTGGTTGGGAAAAAACAGTGGTCTGGACATGCGTTTACCCACCGAGGCCGAATGGGAATATGCGGCCCGCGGCCGCGGCCAGGCGATTCCTTGGGCTACCGACAACGGCCAATGGCAAGCGGGTCGGAATCTGCCTGAACCAGACAGTGGCGCGAACAAACACAAGACGGGCGCATTCCCACCCAACCCCTTAGGCATACAGGACATGGCCAACGGTTTGCACGAATGGGTTATCTCCGACCCCAATCGCGACCCGGTGCATGTGCGAATTTTCAAAGGCGGCAGCAATGAAGGAACCCACTCACGCAACACCATCCCCACACGTGGCATCGTCTTTCCCTTGTCCGAAACGGCTATCCAAGCCAAACCCGAACTGGCTCGTCTGAAAGGTCGCCCCGTAGGGACGGTGTATTTTCAAAATGCCACCGCACGTTGTGTGGCCCCTTTAAAGACCAACGGCACACCCCCCGTGTCGGCCAAGCCAGACAACGTTGCACCGTCTGTTTTTAACGACGTATCAGTCTCGCCCCCAGCCTAA
- a CDS encoding potassium transporter TrkG, protein MRNWLPNSLTRRLEINPQTRTLSASPPLVLALGFMALIILGAILLSLPQAAEHRLGVFQALFMATSAVTVTGLAVIDPATDLTHFGQIVLALLVQVGGMGFVTFAVIAAITMHKRISVSQQALALEAFNQTSVSRIRSTALQVFKIAVLIELVAAAILFLRWTIDLPWTTALYRALFHAVTAFNNAGFSLFHNSLIPISGDIISVMTMSGLIILGGIGFTVLADVGQKKRWQTLLPYTKLILLGTLILNLIGFFSLWALEFNNPKTLGMLGVGDQALAAWMQNAATRTAGFTTMDIASLRDSTQLMLIVLMLIGGGSLSTASGIKIGTLIVLMAAVRSYIRQREEVVLMGRSVGPETVQKALALFLITGALYFISVLLLTLFEDMPITSLLFEAASALSTTGMSHGITHKLSMPSQILIMVLMFAGRLGPLTLIYSLATRKRSRIRYPEGNFQVG, encoded by the coding sequence ATGCGCAACTGGCTACCCAATAGTCTGACTCGCCGTCTCGAGATCAATCCTCAGACCCGCACTCTCAGCGCCAGCCCGCCGCTGGTCCTGGCCCTGGGCTTTATGGCCCTGATTATCCTGGGCGCTATTTTGCTTAGCCTGCCGCAAGCGGCCGAACACCGTCTGGGCGTTTTCCAGGCTTTGTTCATGGCGACCTCAGCCGTCACCGTCACGGGTTTGGCGGTTATTGACCCTGCCACAGACTTAACGCACTTTGGGCAGATTGTGCTGGCGCTGCTGGTGCAAGTTGGCGGCATGGGTTTTGTGACCTTTGCCGTCATTGCCGCCATCACCATGCACAAACGCATCAGTGTCAGCCAGCAGGCGCTGGCCTTGGAGGCCTTTAATCAAACCAGTGTGTCTCGTATTCGCAGTACGGCTTTGCAAGTATTCAAAATTGCCGTCTTGATCGAACTGGTCGCCGCTGCCATTTTGTTTCTGCGGTGGACCATTGATCTGCCTTGGACCACGGCTTTGTATCGCGCCCTGTTCCATGCCGTCACGGCCTTCAATAACGCCGGCTTTTCCTTGTTCCACAACTCCCTGATCCCTATTTCAGGAGATATTATTTCAGTCATGACCATGTCGGGTCTGATTATCCTGGGCGGGATTGGCTTTACCGTTCTGGCCGACGTCGGGCAAAAAAAACGCTGGCAAACCCTGCTGCCTTATACCAAACTGATCTTGCTCGGCACGCTGATTCTGAACCTGATCGGTTTTTTTAGCCTCTGGGCACTGGAATTCAATAACCCCAAGACCTTGGGCATGCTTGGGGTGGGCGACCAGGCGCTGGCCGCCTGGATGCAAAATGCCGCCACACGTACCGCCGGCTTTACCACCATGGATATTGCCAGCCTGCGCGACAGTACTCAACTGATGCTGATCGTGCTGATGCTTATTGGTGGAGGTTCACTGAGCACCGCCAGCGGTATCAAGATCGGAACGCTGATTGTCTTAATGGCTGCCGTGCGCTCGTATATCCGCCAACGTGAAGAAGTAGTCCTGATGGGCCGCAGCGTTGGGCCTGAAACCGTCCAGAAGGCGCTGGCCCTGTTTCTGATTACCGGCGCCCTGTACTTCATCAGTGTTTTGCTGCTGACCTTGTTTGAAGACATGCCGATTACCAGCCTTCTGTTTGAAGCCGCCTCGGCCTTAAGCACCACTGGCATGAGTCACGGCATCACACACAAGCTTTCCATGCCCAGCCAGATCCTGATCATGGTGCTGATGTTTGCAGGCCGACTCGGCCCCCTGACCCTGATTTACTCCTTGGCCACGCGCAAGCGCAGCCGTATTCGCTACCCGGAAGGCAACTTCCAGGTCGGCTAA
- a CDS encoding TrkA family potassium uptake protein: MAQFAVIGLGRFGSACALELMKTGHSVLGVDTNPKLVNKYADQLSRAVIADVTDRQALEELGLDNYDVVLVAIGADIEACLVCVVHLKSFGVPTIWAKATSHAQHLILAKIGVNRIIHPEEEMGIRVAQMLSYPMVNDYITLGNGDYIVEVTASENMNGQTIKEVLREQMDDVQVLLVKRRGQTTTQPDADFALHAKDLLILLGQLQALRTAAPKLV; encoded by the coding sequence ATGGCACAGTTCGCCGTCATCGGATTAGGCCGCTTCGGTTCGGCCTGCGCCCTGGAGCTCATGAAAACGGGACACTCCGTACTGGGAGTGGACACAAACCCAAAATTGGTCAACAAATATGCAGACCAGTTAAGCCGTGCCGTCATTGCCGATGTCACTGACCGCCAGGCTCTGGAAGAGCTGGGGCTGGACAATTATGACGTAGTTCTGGTTGCAATTGGGGCCGATATTGAAGCCTGTCTGGTTTGTGTGGTTCACCTGAAAAGTTTTGGGGTGCCCACGATCTGGGCCAAGGCCACTTCTCACGCCCAGCACTTGATTCTGGCCAAAATCGGGGTCAACCGCATTATTCACCCCGAAGAAGAAATGGGCATACGGGTTGCCCAAATGCTCAGCTACCCGATGGTCAACGACTACATCACCCTGGGCAACGGCGATTACATTGTGGAAGTCACCGCCAGCGAGAATATGAATGGGCAGACCATCAAAGAAGTGCTGCGCGAGCAAATGGACGATGTACAGGTTTTGCTGGTCAAACGGCGTGGTCAAACCACGACTCAGCCCGATGCTGATTTTGCCCTGCATGCCAAAGACCTGCTGATCTTGCTTGGACAACTGCAAGCACTTCGCACTGCCGCCCCCAAACTGGTTTGA
- a CDS encoding alkene reductase — MVSLFDPIKLGDIELLNRIIMAPMTRARASEGRMPNDLMRMYYCQRASAGLIVAEATSVSPQGVGYAHTPGIWSRAQVDAWRTITEAVHAKGGRIVLQLWHVGRVSDPEFLNGQIPVAPSAIACDGMVSHLSPERPFAVPRALRSEEIADIVDDFSVAAQNALSAGFDGVEIHGANGYLIDQFLHDGSNTRTDAYGGSIENRARFLLEIVDACVAIWGAGRVGVHLSPRGGLHGMKDSDPARLFSYVACELDRRDIAFLFLRESPASDSLLPMIKCQFGGAIIANEHFDLPTAQTTLSKGMADAVSFGKAFLSNPDLPLRLQLRAPLNAWDQRSFYTQGPKGYTDYPFLKSSPKWDQPVDEDLQTH, encoded by the coding sequence ATGGTTAGTTTGTTTGATCCAATAAAATTGGGTGATATTGAACTCCTGAACCGCATCATCATGGCGCCCATGACACGCGCGCGCGCTTCGGAGGGTCGTATGCCCAATGATTTGATGCGTATGTACTATTGTCAGCGAGCCAGTGCGGGGCTGATTGTAGCCGAAGCAACCTCGGTATCGCCGCAGGGTGTGGGCTATGCTCACACGCCGGGTATCTGGAGTCGTGCTCAGGTCGATGCATGGCGCACGATTACCGAGGCCGTACATGCCAAGGGTGGTCGTATTGTTCTGCAATTATGGCATGTGGGGCGTGTGTCTGATCCGGAGTTTCTGAATGGTCAAATACCGGTTGCACCCAGCGCGATCGCCTGCGACGGTATGGTCAGCCATTTAAGTCCCGAGCGTCCTTTTGCCGTGCCGCGTGCTTTGCGTAGCGAGGAAATTGCTGACATTGTGGATGATTTTTCCGTTGCCGCTCAAAACGCGTTAAGTGCCGGTTTTGATGGGGTGGAGATACATGGCGCCAATGGCTACCTGATCGATCAGTTTCTGCACGATGGCTCTAACACCCGCACGGACGCGTACGGTGGTTCGATTGAAAACCGGGCGCGTTTCCTGTTGGAAATTGTGGATGCCTGTGTGGCCATTTGGGGGGCGGGTCGAGTGGGTGTGCATTTGTCTCCGCGGGGAGGCTTGCATGGCATGAAGGATTCCGATCCCGCCCGTCTGTTCTCTTATGTGGCCTGTGAACTGGATCGACGTGATATTGCCTTCTTGTTTCTGCGTGAAAGCCCGGCCTCGGACAGTTTGTTGCCCATGATCAAGTGTCAGTTTGGTGGTGCGATTATCGCCAATGAACATTTTGATTTGCCCACGGCACAGACTACTTTATCCAAAGGCATGGCAGATGCCGTGTCGTTCGGTAAAGCTTTTTTGTCCAATCCGGACTTGCCCTTGCGTTTGCAGTTGCGTGCTCCTTTGAATGCTTGGGATCAACGCTCTTTCTATACCCAGGGACCGAAAGGCTATACGGATTATCCGTTCTTGAAATCCAGTCCTAAATGGGATCAGCCCGTCGATGAGGATTTGCAGACGCATTAA
- a CDS encoding PaaI family thioesterase, which produces MKHWQAERAQPKQDFFGTHIPLMQHLGLQTVSSTEQEVITFLPWQACNANSRADVHGGTLMAILDFTLSAAARAQRPGSGMATIDMNSQFLLPARGDVWFKAQCLYLEGDTAYCEGGGYDEKERLLVKAAATFRVVRGS; this is translated from the coding sequence ATGAAGCATTGGCAGGCCGAACGGGCGCAGCCCAAACAGGATTTTTTCGGCACTCATATCCCCCTGATGCAGCACCTGGGCCTGCAAACGGTCAGCAGCACCGAGCAGGAAGTCATCACCTTCCTGCCCTGGCAAGCGTGTAATGCCAACTCCCGTGCCGATGTGCACGGGGGCACTTTGATGGCGATTCTGGACTTCACCCTTAGCGCCGCCGCACGGGCACAACGCCCTGGCTCGGGCATGGCCACCATAGACATGAACTCCCAGTTCCTGCTCCCGGCCCGTGGTGATGTTTGGTTCAAAGCCCAGTGCCTGTATCTGGAAGGCGATACAGCCTACTGCGAAGGTGGGGGGTACGACGAGAAGGAACGTTTGCTAGTAAAAGCGGCTGCCACTTTTCGGGTGGTAAGAGGTAGCTAA
- a CDS encoding GatB/YqeY domain-containing protein produces the protein MSQTLKTRLAEDIKTAMRARDSGRLETLRFLQAAIKQREVDERTELGDTDVTSIIEKQVKQRRESIQAFESAGRTESAEKEKSELLILQQYLPQQADSTEIDAAISDAITQAQAEGAQGPALMGKVMGLVKAKLAGRADMSQVSAQVKQKLNP, from the coding sequence ATGAGTCAAACACTCAAAACCCGTTTAGCTGAAGATATCAAAACGGCGATGCGCGCTCGCGATAGCGGACGCCTGGAGACCTTGCGTTTTCTGCAAGCTGCGATCAAACAACGCGAAGTGGACGAACGTACCGAGCTGGGCGATACCGACGTAACCAGCATTATTGAAAAGCAAGTCAAGCAGCGCCGCGAGTCCATTCAGGCGTTCGAGTCGGCAGGCCGTACCGAAAGCGCCGAAAAAGAAAAATCCGAATTGCTGATTCTGCAGCAATACCTGCCTCAGCAAGCTGACAGCACTGAAATTGACGCTGCCATTAGCGACGCGATTACCCAGGCCCAGGCTGAAGGCGCTCAAGGCCCTGCCCTGATGGGCAAGGTCATGGGTCTGGTAAAAGCCAAGCTGGCCGGCCGTGCTGATATGTCCCAGGTTTCCGCTCAAGTGAAGCAAAAACTGAACCCATGA
- a CDS encoding error-prone DNA polymerase, producing MKPHIDLLYSELDCLSNYSFLNGASHPEELITRAAELGYKALALCDYASMAGVVRAYAQAKLHPEIRLLVGSRFRFTGAWDSPNPQSTNPEARASNDAQAHELLILPRNKEGYGNLCQFISHLHQSLDLKQEASIDWSFLQQARQGAQQQVLPDCLLIYKPAYGLDSEHIHRQTQRLLELFAGRLFLGVSLHRRDQDMQHLRAVRQAAQTCGVHCAALGGVHMHVRSRQPLHDTLAAIRLKTPVQECGWSLASNAEHHLRTRFQLANLYPAELRETTEHIQALCQFCLSEIKYEYPVEIVPPGLSGIEYLRQETERGAQRRYPKGISDSLRTRLEEELSLIADLGYESYFLTLHDIVGYARSQGILCQGRGSAANSAVCYCLGITEVDPASSHTLFARFISRARAEPPDIDVDFEHQRREDVIQYIYRKYGRQRAALTAVITTYRRRSALRDTGKALSIPPPLIEALIQCDRAWLKDTRIQDEVLARFPECPPGQAHQWLSLTRQLMGFPRHLSQHPGGFVISQTPLHRLVPIQNAAMPGRSVVQWDKDDLDVLGLLKVDILALGMLSALRRCLDSISQQQGKPFRLQDIPLHSAKTFRMIQRADTIGVFQIESRAQMSMLPRLRPTCFYDLVVQIAIVRPGPIQGGMVHPYLERRRDHNKVDYPAPEIRHVLERTLGVPIFQEQAMELAMEAAGFSADKADALRRAMAAWRRRGGLGPFEQELLDGMAAKGYDPEFSQRLFDQISGFGEYGFPESHSASFAKLAWFSAYLKARYPDHFLAALLNSQPMGFYGPSQLVQDARRHGVRVLPVDVQYSRYDSHVCSQPGSPRQVRLGLHMVKGLSEQGAQAIVSYRHNHPERMLNLACLRQELALSAHDQHALAQAHALRSAYSQRRHSVWDARRPSQAGLLSHAETPDHTPDLPHASAGLEVLSDYQAVGLSLNHHPVSLLRTQLAPLRFSTAEQLNQTCPDRRLARACGLVTTRQRPGTAKGTVFVTLEDETGSVNVIVREALAQAQSQALLQSRLLGVYGVWQRDGRVCHLIARRLVSMNHLIGSLLARSRDFQ from the coding sequence ATGAAACCCCACATAGACCTCCTGTACTCAGAGCTGGACTGCCTGTCCAATTACAGCTTCTTGAATGGGGCATCCCACCCCGAGGAGCTGATCACCCGCGCCGCCGAGCTGGGCTACAAGGCGCTGGCCTTATGTGATTACGCTTCCATGGCCGGTGTGGTACGCGCCTATGCGCAGGCCAAGCTGCATCCGGAGATCCGCCTGCTGGTCGGAAGCCGGTTCCGCTTTACGGGTGCGTGGGACAGTCCAAACCCACAAAGCACCAACCCCGAAGCCAGAGCCAGCAACGATGCCCAGGCCCATGAGCTGCTGATTTTGCCGCGCAACAAGGAGGGCTACGGTAATCTCTGCCAATTCATCTCACATCTACATCAATCGCTGGACTTGAAGCAGGAGGCCTCCATTGACTGGTCTTTTTTGCAGCAAGCCCGCCAAGGTGCCCAACAACAGGTTTTGCCGGACTGTCTGCTCATCTACAAGCCAGCGTATGGCCTGGATAGCGAACACATTCATCGTCAAACACAGCGTCTGTTGGAGCTGTTTGCTGGCCGCCTGTTTTTAGGGGTCAGTCTGCACAGGCGTGATCAGGATATGCAGCACTTACGTGCGGTCAGGCAGGCGGCGCAAACGTGTGGCGTGCACTGTGCCGCTTTGGGTGGGGTTCATATGCATGTGCGCTCTCGCCAGCCCTTGCACGATACGTTGGCCGCCATACGTCTGAAAACGCCCGTGCAAGAATGCGGTTGGTCCCTGGCCAGCAATGCCGAGCATCACTTGCGCACTCGCTTCCAACTGGCCAATCTCTACCCCGCCGAGCTGCGCGAAACCACCGAGCACATCCAGGCGCTGTGCCAGTTCTGTTTAAGCGAAATCAAGTATGAGTACCCGGTTGAGATTGTTCCACCCGGTCTCAGTGGCATTGAGTATCTGCGGCAGGAAACCGAGCGCGGCGCGCAGAGGCGCTACCCCAAAGGAATCAGCGACAGCTTGCGTACTCGTCTGGAAGAGGAACTGAGCCTGATTGCGGACCTGGGCTACGAGTCCTACTTCCTGACCTTGCATGACATCGTCGGCTACGCGCGCAGTCAAGGGATTTTGTGCCAGGGTCGGGGCTCTGCCGCCAATTCGGCGGTGTGTTATTGCCTGGGTATTACCGAAGTCGATCCTGCCAGCAGCCACACCTTGTTTGCACGCTTCATCAGCCGGGCACGAGCGGAACCACCCGATATTGATGTGGACTTCGAGCACCAGCGCCGCGAAGACGTCATTCAATACATTTACCGTAAATATGGCCGACAGCGGGCTGCCTTAACGGCGGTCATCACCACCTATAGACGCCGTAGTGCCTTGCGGGATACGGGCAAGGCACTGAGCATTCCTCCCCCCTTGATCGAGGCCTTGATTCAATGCGACCGTGCCTGGCTTAAAGACACCCGCATTCAGGATGAAGTTCTGGCGCGTTTTCCTGAATGCCCGCCCGGTCAGGCACATCAATGGCTGTCCTTGACCCGCCAGCTCATGGGTTTCCCTCGCCATCTGTCCCAGCATCCAGGCGGCTTTGTGATTTCGCAAACGCCTTTGCACAGGCTCGTGCCCATTCAGAACGCCGCCATGCCAGGACGCAGCGTTGTGCAATGGGACAAGGACGATCTGGATGTGCTGGGCCTGCTGAAAGTCGATATTCTGGCTTTAGGCATGTTAAGCGCCTTGCGTCGCTGTCTGGACAGTATCAGCCAGCAACAAGGCAAACCATTTCGCTTGCAGGACATTCCGTTGCACAGCGCCAAAACCTTTCGGATGATACAACGCGCTGACACCATCGGCGTATTCCAGATCGAATCCCGCGCCCAAATGAGCATGCTGCCGCGTCTGCGACCCACCTGCTTTTATGACTTGGTCGTGCAAATAGCCATTGTGCGTCCCGGCCCCATTCAAGGTGGCATGGTACATCCTTATCTGGAGCGTCGCCGCGACCACAACAAAGTCGACTACCCCGCCCCCGAAATCCGCCATGTGCTGGAACGTACCTTGGGCGTACCTATTTTTCAGGAACAGGCCATGGAGCTGGCCATGGAGGCGGCAGGTTTCTCGGCCGATAAGGCCGATGCCTTGCGACGAGCCATGGCGGCCTGGCGTCGTCGTGGCGGCCTGGGGCCTTTTGAACAGGAGTTGCTCGATGGCATGGCCGCCAAAGGCTATGATCCCGAATTTTCTCAGCGCCTGTTCGATCAGATCAGCGGTTTTGGGGAATACGGCTTTCCGGAAAGTCACTCGGCCAGCTTCGCCAAACTGGCCTGGTTCAGCGCCTATCTGAAAGCACGCTACCCAGATCACTTTCTGGCTGCCTTGCTGAACTCCCAACCCATGGGCTTTTACGGCCCCAGCCAGTTGGTCCAGGACGCGCGTCGTCACGGGGTGCGGGTCTTGCCCGTTGATGTGCAATACAGCCGGTATGACAGCCATGTGTGTTCCCAGCCGGGCAGCCCGCGTCAGGTACGTCTGGGCTTGCACATGGTCAAGGGTTTGAGCGAACAAGGAGCACAGGCCATCGTCAGTTACCGACACAACCACCCGGAACGTATGCTGAATCTGGCCTGTTTGCGCCAAGAACTGGCGCTATCAGCCCACGATCAACACGCGTTGGCACAGGCCCATGCCTTGCGCAGCGCCTATAGCCAACGTCGCCACAGCGTTTGGGATGCTCGACGTCCCAGCCAGGCAGGATTGCTTAGCCATGCTGAAACGCCGGATCACACTCCGGACCTACCGCATGCCAGTGCAGGACTGGAGGTATTAAGCGACTATCAAGCCGTGGGCTTGAGCCTCAATCACCACCCTGTGTCCTTGCTACGCACACAGTTGGCCCCCTTGCGATTCTCAACGGCAGAACAGCTTAATCAAACCTGCCCGGATCGGCGTCTGGCACGGGCTTGTGGGCTGGTTACCACTCGTCAGCGCCCTGGCACCGCGAAAGGCACCGTATTTGTGACGCTGGAAGATGAAACCGGCAGTGTGAATGTCATCGTGCGCGAAGCACTGGCCCAGGCGCAATCCCAAGCCTTGCTCCAATCTCGTCTGCTGGGAGTTTATGGTGTCTGGCAACGTGATGGCCGCGTTTGTCATTTGATTGCCCGCCGTTTGGTGTCCATGAATCATCTGATTGGTAGTCTGCTTGCACGCAGTCGAGATTTTCAATAA